A single region of the Triticum dicoccoides isolate Atlit2015 ecotype Zavitan chromosome 2B, WEW_v2.0, whole genome shotgun sequence genome encodes:
- the LOC119362852 gene encoding putative F-box/LRR-repeat protein 23 → MLQASHQSPVMMSGASFVVSRGVCRRRLSHSHEMEVQPEAVRDWSELPLDVLASVFAKLGAVDILMGAGLVCHSWLEAAKVPSLWRYVDMEHHDVLRGKKKKSRDVLCAMAKAAVDRSNGELEVFAGSEFVTDQLLKYIAERSPSLKSLSLDYCNVTNEAFTELIIKLPLLEELLISLCPFVDGDAYEVTSRACAQLKRLMLRQGPYGGIRDGALGIEMMHELRYLTLVNSDIMTEELVAIIDGCPHMERLCVRNCSNIVVDGTLRAKCSRIKTLILPPLQHMQNVRSRYIFHPDDSVFTDKFDDWRSS, encoded by the exons ATGCTTCAAGCTTCCCATCAGTCCCCAGTAATGATGAGCGGCGCCTCGTTTGTTGTCTCGCGGGGTGTCTGTCGCCGCCGCCTAAG TCATTCCCATGAAATGGAGGTGCAGCCAGAAGCCGTCAGGGACTGGTCCGAGCTGCCTCTTGATGTGCTTGCTTCGGTCTTTGCCAAACTCGGCGCAGTTGATATTCTCATGGGTGCAGGCCTAGTGTGCCACTCATGGCTCGAGGCGGCAAAAGTACCTAGTTTATGGCGATATGTCGACATGGAGCACCATGATGTCCTGCGAGGGAAGAAGAAAAAGAGCCGCGATGTCTTGTGTGCAATGGCAAAAGCCGCCGTGGACCGCTCCAATGGGGAGCTCGAGGTGTTTGCAGGGAGCGAGTTTGTTACTGATCAGCTTCTCAAGTATATTGCAGAAAG ATCGCCGTCTCTTAAGAGCCTCAGCCTTGACTATTGCAATGTCACCAACGAAGCATTCACTGAGCTGATAATCAAGCTTCCTCTGCTCGAAGAACTTCTTATTTCCCTATGTCCATTTGTTGATGGTGACGCATATGAGGTCACCAGCAGAGCATGTGCGCAGCTGAAGCGTCTCATGTTGCGGCAAGGGCCGTATGGGGGTATAAGAGATGGGGCACTTGGAATTGAGATGATGCACGAGCTGCGATACCTTACTCTCGTCAATAGTGATATCATGACAGAGGAGCTGGTTGCCATCATCGATGGCTGCCCTCACATGGAGCgcctctgcgtgcgcaactgtagcAACATCGTTGTGGATGGAACCCTGCGAGCGAAGTGTTCAAGGATCAAGACGCTGATTCTACCCCCTTTGCAGCATATGCAAAACGTGCGCTCCC